The Pseudomonas sp. MM223 genome segment GGTGAAGACCCGGCATGCGATAGACCCAGCGGAAGTACCACGGAGGTGTATCCATCGTCACCAGCAGGTGCGCCGTTCTTCCTTTGAGCAACGGTTCGGGGAAGGCTTTGCCGGCCCGATAGCGGAACGCGAAACCTGGCAAGAATACCCGGTCGAAAAAGCCTTTCATCAAGGCCGGAATACCCCCCACCAAATGGGGTAGATAAAGGCCAGGTGCTCGGCCCAGGTGATATCGGCCTGGGCCTTGAGCAGGTCGGGTTCCAGTGGCTGCGCCTGCCGGTAGCCTGCGCGCAGCACGGGGTCGAAGCTCAAGGCCTCAAGCCGCAACACTCGCACATCATGGCCGGCGGTTCTGGCTGCCTCGACATAACACTCGGTCAACGCGCCACAGAAACTCTCCCCCGACGGGTGCCCCAGCACCACCAGCACACGCTTGCTCATCGTCACTTCATCCTGAACATGAAGCCTTCAAGGTAAAGCCTGCCCCTAGAGGGAGAGTCAATGCCCCAAGGCTACCGGACGGTGCCGTGCAGCGGCGTAAACGAAGGTAGTCCTCAACCCACTTTACGATCCGCTCACTCCGTAGCGTTGAAAGCGTGGTGGTACTGCACATCACCTGCTGGAAATTCACCGCAAAAGGACAGCGCCTGGAAATACGCCTGAGGAACGCCAGGCAACACTAACCCAGCTTCAGCGATGAAGCCGAAACGGCTGTAGTAAGCAGGATCGCCAAGCACCACGCAGCCTGCGGCACCCTGCTTTTGCAATTCGGTCAATGCAGCCTGCATCAGAGCAGAACCGATACCCTGCCCTTGCCAGCCTGGCAGCACGGAGATAGGCCCAAGCCCATACCAACCCGCTGCGCCAGTAGAGACGGTGACTGGAGAGACCGCTACGTGTCCAACGACTCGATCTTCGACCACCGCTACCAGCGAAACAGTCAATTGCCCAGCGTTGCGCAGTGCCTCGACAATGAAATGCTCGGTGTGACTAGCGTGTTCTTCCTGCTCGAACGCAGCGACAGTCACGGCAGCAATCTGCTTCAGGTCGTCGGCGCGTTCGTTACGGATATCCAGTTTCATGATGATTTTCTCCTGAGGCTCGGCCGAGCATACCGCGCACTGGCCCCTTGGCGCCTGCCGGCAGCAGCACAGGTGCCAGTGGCGGCTATATGGGATCGACAACCGCCGTTGGTGACAAACGACCCGATAGGGGTGCAGAGCCCGTACCGTCGTCCGAATGTTCAAAATCCCAGGCAGCCATATCCAGATAACGCTTTATCCATGCCTTCTGTCCTGGATCTGCGCCCACTCTGCCAGTTTCATATTGGCTCATTCCCTCGAAGTTGTTGGTAAACCTCACAACATCGAGCCTGAGCCATAGGTCGAGGCCTCGTCAACGCTAGCGCCTTCACCTCAGGGGCGAGCGCTGACGGCCCGGGCACACGCATCACGTTGCAATGCCACAGGTCAACGCAGGTAGTCCCGCACCCACCTCACCCAACAATCGGCACCAATCTTCACCAACGCATCGTTAAAGTCGTAGTGAGGGTTATGCACCGAGCAGCCGTGAAACTCGCCCGTGCCATTGCCCAGCATGAAGTAGCAGCCAGGCCGTGCCTGCAGCATGTAAGCGAAGTCTTCGGTGCCCATGACTTTCTTGGGCATCTTGTCCAGCAACGCACCGTCGGCGAACAACGGCCTCAGGCTTTCCCGTAGCAACGCGCTTTCGTGATCGCTGTTGCACAACGCTGGCGCCAGTTGGGTGAATTGCACTTCGATTTCCACGCCAAAACTTTCAGCGTGCCCCCTGGCCAGGGCGTCAATGCGGCTGTTGATCTTCTGCTGGGTCTCGGCCGTGTCGGTGCGCACGCTCAGCAGCATGCTGGCCTCGTCTGGGATGATGTTGTAGACCGTGCCGGCCTGGATCATACCGATGCTGATGACGGCATAGTCCTCGACGCTCAGGTTGCGCGACTTGATGGTCTGGATGCCACTGATCAGGCTGTTCAGCGCCATCACCGGGTCCACCGACAGTTCCGGCATCGCCCCGTGCCCACCTTTGCCGGTGATACGGATGCTGACGCGCTCGGAGGACGCCATGGTTGGCCCAGCCTGCACCACGCAAGTACCCACCGGCATGCCAGGCATGTTGTGCAGCGCGTACACCGAGTCACACGGGAAGCGCTCGAACAGGCCATCGTCGATCATCGCCTTGGCCCCGGCCAGGCCTTCTTCGTCTGGCTGGAAGATTACATTCAGCGTGCCGTTGAAGTTGCGCGTGGCTGCCAGTTGCGCAGCGGCTGCCAGCAGGATCGCAGTATGCCCGTCGTGGCCGCAGGCATGCATGCGGCCAGGAATTTTACTGGCATGCGCGAAGGGGTTCTTTTCGCTCATGGGCAAGGCGTCCATGTCGGCACGCAAACCGATGCTGCGCGGGCTGTCCCCCACTTTCAACACCCCGACTACGCCATGCCCGCCAACGTTGCGATGCACGTCATAGCCTAGTGCCTCAAGCTTTTCAGCTACCAGCGCCGCCGTGTCGGGCGTGTCGCCGCCAAGTTCTGGCGCGGCGTGGATCTGCCGACGGATCATGACGAACTCATCCAGGCTCTGCTGGCGAACGCCGTGGTTCATTGCTGTGAAAAGTGCCCATATCACTCGCATCCTTTGTTTTCAGGGAAGTATTTAAGGCAGGCCAGGCTGACAACGCCCCCGGCCAGCAGGAAGTAGGCCGGCGCCAGCGGGGTGCCCAGTGCGGCAATCAGCCAGGTCGCCACCAGCGGCGAGAAGCCGCCAAAAATCGTTACCCCCAGGCTGTAGCTGACCGAGGTGCCGAAAGAGCGCCGTGCTTTCGGGAAACCCTCCATGATCAACGCAAAGAAGGCACCGGCACCGATGCAGGTCGGCAGGATCAGCACAGCCACGCACATCATCGCCAGGCCCATGTGCTGCACCTGGCCAAGCAGGTAGAACACCGGCAGGGTCAGTACCACCGGGGCGGCAACCGTCCACCCAAGCAGGCGCTTCCTGAGTTGATACTTGTCGGCAAACTTGCCGGCCAACGGGCAGATGATCGCCATGCAGCCGCTGCTGATACAGGCGATTGCCATCGCGCTGCCCGCCGGGTAATGCAAGGCGGTGGTCAGGTAAGTGGGCATGTAGAACACGAACAGGTACATGCCGATGGTCGAGCTGGCCATCAGGCCGATGCCTTGGGCGATACGTTTGAGCAATTCGGCGTCCAGTACCTGCTCCGCCTTGTGCGCCGGGGCGGCCTCATGGGTTTCGGGCAAACGCGTGCGAATGTACCAACCGACCGGGCCGATCAGCAGGCCGAAGATGAACGGGATGCGCCAGCCCCAGCTTTCCAGGGCCGCAGGGTCGAGCAACTGGCTGAGGGCAAAGCCGAAGCCGGCCCCTACCAATGCCGCGTAACCTTGGCTGGCGGCCTGCCAGCTGACGTTCTGGCAACGGTTGCCAACCGCACTGGACTCCATCAGGAACACCGACGCGGTACCCACCTCCCCGCCCGCCGACATGCCCTGGATGAGGCGGCCGGCCACCAGCAGCAATGTTGCGAAGATACCGATCTGCGAATACGTGGGCGCAAAGGCGATCATGGCAGTACCCAAGGTCATCAGCCCGATGGTCAGGCTCAAGGCCGCCTTGCGCCCACGCCGGTCGGCGTAGCGGCCGATGATCATCGCCCCCACCGGACGCATCAGGAACCCGACGCCAAAGGTGGCCAGCGACATCAGCAACGACGCCATCGCCGACTCGGAGGGGAAGAAATGCTTGCCGATTAACACAGCGAAGAAGCTGTAGATCGTGAAGTCGTACATTTCCAGCGCGTTGCCCAGCGAGCAGGCAATCAAGGTTTTACGTGAAGAAGATGCCTGCGCGGCTGAATGCGCGCCCGGCTGCATGAGGGGCCGTGCGGGTAGCGGTGTAGTCATTGTTATCTCCGATGGCAAATCGCGGCATGCAGCGAATATCGGCCAATCGGGGGCTCAACACACTTGCAGTTTGGGCATGTAGCTAACCAATGGTTAATTGACCGGAGCAGTCGTTGACCAATTTGCCCTAAGCTGGCGCACAGATTGCCTTGCGCCTGCGCGGCGCCCCAATAATGCTCAGCCCTCAAGCCTGTGCGCGTGGCCTTGCACCGTGGTCCAAGCCTGTCTGGAACAGACCTTCCCGCCAAGCCCAAGGCCCCGCCAGGCCCCGATTAACCAATCGGCATGACATGGCCGAATAAGCAATCACGCTGCAACCTGTTGTTCACCGACGCTACAGCCACCACATCACTGTGCTGGCCTGGAGTCGTGAATGAACACTCGCATTACGTCGTTGCTGTTGATGATCCAAGGGGCATGCCTTGCCGCGCAGGCACAGGCCGAGGGCTTTCCCACACTCGGCCGGATTGCGCCGGGTTTCGGTTACTACGGGGTGGATACCGGTTTCGATGACAAGCTCAAGGTCTACGGAACGGTGGATGCATTCGCCAGCTATCACGACTCGCAGCACCACTCGGGCTATCGCCTGGCCGGCGGCGGCGCATGGACCAACAAGCTCGGGCTGTATGCCCGCAAGGGGCTGAACCCCGACACCGTGCTGGAACTCGACGTCGAAGAAGGCTTCAACGTGAATGGCAAAGCCCTTGAGGGCACCTGGGACACCATCGGTAGCCTGCGCCTGGCAACCGTCGCCCTGCGCTCACGCACCCTGGGCAAGCTTGAGTTCGGCAAAACCTACAACATGGGCACGCCCACCTACGCCGACCCGTTCCTGGCCACCTATGGATCGCCCTACACCTACCTGGCCCTGCCGGCCGCCGGCAAGGGCGCCTATTACCTGGACATGCGCCCCAAACACACCTTGGCCTACACCAGCCCGAACCTGAACGGTTTCACCCTCGGCACCGCGCTCAGCTTCGGCTTCGACGATGCCGCAAGCGCCGGGCGTACCGTGCGCGGTGGCGGTACCAGGCTGCAATACCGCAACAGCAAGGTCATGCTCCTGGCCTCCTACAACCTGTACTACAGCGACCCGTGGGACGACGCTGGCAGCTCGCGCCAGACGGCCAACTACTTCAAGAGCCTGTCGGCGTTCTACGATTTCGGCCCGCTGGCCACCAGCCTGACCTGGCAACGCCAGGACGTGGACCAGGCCGGCACGCCCAGTACCACGCTGTACACCTTCGGCGTGATGGCGCCAGTGGGGGAACTGGATGTGCTACGCCTGGCCGTGATGCAGCGAGAGGTCACGGCCAACGACAAGGATGCAACCGGGGTGATGATCGGCTATGACCATTTCATCAACCCCCGCTGGGCGGTGTACGGGCGCCTCGGCATGATCGCCAACCAGCGCGCGTCGTCAGCGACCTACGCCGGCACCCCGGTGGATCAGGTTGGCGACAACCCCAGCAATGTCTCGCTAGGCATGTACTACCACTTCTGACGCCGCTGGGCGGGTTTGCCTGAGCACCTGCCCGCGCAAGCTGTGGAACAGCTCCTGGGCAGGCGCCGTGAGGCTGTGGCGGTCGATACACACCAGGTTGATGGGGTAGTCCGGAATCAGCTCCTGCACCGCCATGGCCACATACTCGCAATCCACGCCAAAGGTGAACCCCTGGTCCACTGCCAGCTCGCTGATGGTCATCAGCGATTCGGTATTTTTCAGCAGCTTGAGCGCCATCATCACCGAGGTGCATTCAACGGTGTTCTGCGGTACCTGAAGGCCGTTGACCTCGAACAACTGGTGAAACTGCGAAGCCTGGTCGGACAGCTCGTCCAGGCTGATCCAGTGGCCGTACTGCAAGGTGCGCAGCGACTTGGAAAACTTTTGCGCGTTGGACGCGTGGCAGATCACCCGGCCCTTGATACTGCCCAGCGCCTCCCAGTCCAGGTTCAGCCGGCTCAGCGGTTGCTGCGAGGTAATGGCAAAGTCCAGGCTGCCATCGCGCAGGCGTTGCAGGATCTGGCTGGGGCGCAAGTCGGTGATGGTGATTTTCACCCGCGGGTACTTGCGCCGGAAGGCCAGGATGCTCTCATCCACACCATCGAGCATTGCCGTCAGCGATGTAACCCCGATCGACACCGCGCCCAGCGCGGCATCCTGGATGCTCGCGGCCTCGATCTGCAAACGCCGGATGCTCTCCACCACCAGGTTGGCATGGCGGATGACGCGCTTGCCTTCCTCGGTAAGGGCCATGCCTTTGTGCGACCGCTGCAACAGGGTGAAACCCACCTCCCGTTCCAGCTCCTTGATCGAACGGCTCAGCGCAGGCTGGGTAATGTGCATGAGCTTGGACGCTTCAAGGATGCTGCCTGCGTTATGAATGGCGACCAGGGCCCTTAGTTGGTGAAGTTTCAACCGTCTGTACCTTGTTGTTATCGGGTCGGTCGGAAGTGTTGAGGCTGCTTCGCAGCCCCAACATGCTTAACTGGCTGGCAAACTCAGCGCAACGCAGCCAGCACACTCGCCGCATCACTGACCTCGAACTTGCGAGGCGCTTCGACAGCCAGGTGTTTCACTACCAGGTTGTCGACCACCATGGCATAACGCAACGAACGGCGCCCCAACCCACGCGCCGACAGGTCCTGGATCAGGCCCAGGGCGTCGCTGAATTCGCCGTTGCCATCGCCGATCATCCTGACCGCTTCACCCACCTGCAGGCTGTTGCCCCAGGCATTCATGACAAAGGCATCGTTCACCGACACGCAGAGAATTTCGTCAACGCCAGCGGCGAACAACGCTTGCGCCTCAGCGACATAGCCCGGGACGTGGCGTTCGGAACAGGTAGGCGTGAACGCGCCAGGCAAACCGAAAACCACCACTTTTTTCTGCTTGCAGCGCTCGTGAACGGAAAAGGCATGCGGGCCGATCGCGCAGGCGCCTTCGTCGTTGTTGTACTCGTAAAGCGTAACGTCGGGCAGTTGATCGCCGGTGTTGATCATCGTGTTCTCCTGGGTGCATTGATGGCCGGGCACGCTATGATGCCGCAGTCTACCAAGCCAGGTACACCATGCCTGCCGCAGCGCCCGTTCAACGCGCCAGTATCGCCTGGGTATGGTCGATGGAAGGCACAGGCACCAAAACACGCCGAGCCACCAGCCATTCCCGCATGCGCGCCGTATCGAAAATCTGCCCCTCTTCCATCATCACCAGGATGAGCGCTTGGGACATTCGGTAACATCCACACTGGGAACAATGCCGCTCTTCCCATCCCTGGGTGCATTCGACGGATTGCGCCTGCCCGGCGCAAATCAGACAACTCATGTAAGCCCCCTTTTGTTTTTGTCCATGGAGGGTGAGCACAAGGTTACGAAGACCGTATGCAATGCGCTTTACATGAGATTTTCATGCCAACTTTCAGTTCCCTCCCTTTTTGAAGCGCAATCAGGGCGTAACGCTCAACCGGTAACCACGGGTTCCACAAACTGCACCTGCCGGTCCGCATGGTAGGACGAGCGCACCAATGGCCCGGATGCCACGTTCCTGAAGCCCATTGCCAAGCCCTGCTCGGCAAACCAGGCAAAGGTGTCCGGGTGCACGAAACGCTGCACCGGCAGGTGGCTGCGCGAGGGTTGCAAGTACTGCCCCAACGTCAGCATATCGACCTGATGCTCACGCATGCGCTGCATCACCTCGATCACTTCCTCATCGGTTTCGCCCAGGCCGAGCATCAGCCCGGACTTGGTCGGCACCCCGGGTACCTGTTGCTTGAAACGCTCCAGCAGGTCCAGCGACCATTCAAAGTCCGAGCCCGGCCGCGCCGCCTTGTACAGGCGCGGCACGGTTTCGAGGTTGTGGTTGAATACGTCTGGCGGCGCCTGCCCGGTGATGGCCAGGGCCACCTCCATGCGCCCGCGGTAATCGGGCACCAGGGTTTCCAGCTGAATGCCTGGCGACAGCCTGCGGATCTCGCGCAGGCAATCGGCAAAATGCCCGGCACCGCCATCGCGCAGGTCGTCCCGGTCCACCGAGGTGATCACCACGTACTTCAGGCCCAGGTCGGCAATGGCGATGGCCAGGTTCTTCGGCTCGTCGACATCCAGTGGCTTGGGCCGACCATGGCCGACATCGCAGAACGGGCAACGCCGGGTGCAGATGTCGCCCATGATCATGAACGTCGCCGTGCCGCCAGAAAAGCATTCGCCCAGGTTCGGGCAGGCGGCTTCCTCGCACACGCTGTGCAGCTTGTGTTTGCGCAGCAGTGCCTTGATCCGCGCCACCTCGGGGGTGGTAGGGATTGCCACGCGGATCCAGTCGGGCTTGCGTGGCACATCCTCGGTGGGCAGGATTTTCACCGGGATACGCGCCACCTTCTCGGCGCCGCGCAGTTTTACCCCCGCCTGCAACGGCTGCGGGCGCGGTGGTGTGTGTTGCAGGTGTTCGGTTGACATGGCTGGCTCCTGGCCGGCGATGAGGCTGAGTTCGCAAGCGGTCCGCTCCCAGCTGACCTGCACTGATTTCAAGGTAAACACAAGCCCTGTAGGAGCAGCCTTGCGCTGCGAAGAGGCCATTGCAGCCGCAGATAGTCTTTAGCCTTACCGGCCTCTTCGCAGCACAAGGCTGCTCCTACAAGGTGATGCGGCAGCCTGAGTGATGTGCAGTTCTGTGAGATCGGCCCATTTGCCTGGCTAAGGGTTACTGGTGTCAGGCCGGATAGACCGGGAACAGCTTGCACAACTCAGACACTTGCCCCGCCACATGGGCCTCGACGTCGGCATCACCCAGATGCTCGAGAATGTCGCAGATCCAGGTCGCCAAGGCGCGGCATTCCGCTTCCTTGAAACCACGGGTCGTCACCGCCGGGGTGCCGATGCGCAGGCCCGAGGTCACGAACGGCGACTGCGGGTCGTTGGGCACGGCATTCTTGTTCACCGTGATGTGCGCACGCCCCAGCGCGGCGTCGGCGTCCTTGCCGGTAATGCCTTGGCGGATCAGGCTGACCAGGAACAGGTGGTTGTCGGTGCCGCCTGAAACCACATCGAAGCCCCGCTGCATGAACACCTGTGCCATGGCCTTAGCGTTGCTGATGACCTGGCGCTGGTAGTCCTTGAAGCCAGGCGCCAAAGCTTCCTTGAAGCACACCGCCTTGGCCGCGATCACGTGCATCAGCGGCCCGCCCTGCCCGCCCGGGAACACTGCCGAATTGAGCTTTTTCTCAAGTTCCGGGTCCGCCTTGGCCAGGATCAGGCCACCACGTGGCCCACGCAGGGTCTTGTGGGTGGTGGTGGTGACCACGTCGGCATACGGCAGCGGGTTGGGATACAAGCCCGCCGCTACCAGCCCGGCGACGTGGGCCATGTCGACGAACAGATAGGCCCCGACTTTGTCGGCAATCTGCCGAAAGCGCGGGAAGTCGAGGGTTTTCGAATAGGCCGAGAAGCCCGCCACGATCATCTTTGGCTGGTGCTCGACGGCCAGGCGCTCGACTTCGTCGTAATCGATCAGGCCGTTGGCGTCGATGCCATATTGCACAGCGTTGTACAGCTTGCCCGAGGACGACACCTTGGCGCCGTGGGTCAGGTGGCCGCCGTGGGCCAGGCTCATGCCCAGCAACGTGTCCCCGGCCTGCAACAAGGCCAGGTAGACCGCGGCGTTGGCCTGCGAGCCAGAATGCGGCTGGACGTTGGCGTAACCCGCGCCAAACAGTTGCCTGGCACGGTCGATGGCCAACTGCTCGACCACGTCGACATGCTCGCAGCCGCCGTAATAACGCTTGCCTGGGTAGCCTTCGGCGTACTTGTTGGTCAGCTCGGTACCCTGGGCCAGCATCACCTGTGGGCTGGTGTAGTTTTCCGAGGCAATCAGCTCGATGTGGTCTTCCTGGCGTTGCACCTCGCGGCGGATGGCCTCGGACAGCGCAGGGTCGAAGTCGGACAGGGTCAGGCTTTTATGGAACATGGGTGTGATTCCTTGATTGTACGGTCGGCAAATACGGCCCGGCGCGGGGCCGGGCCAGCAGGGTCAGGCGTCTTGATAGCTCGACAGCGGCGGGCAGGCGCAGGCCAGGTTGCGGTCGCCGTAGACGTTGTCCACACGCCCCACCGGCGGCCAGTACTTGCTCTCGCGCAGGTCGGCAAGCGGGTACACCGCCAGCTCGCGGCTGTAGCTGTGCGGCCATTCACCGACCAGTTCGCGGGCCG includes the following:
- the tsaR gene encoding HTH-type transcriptional regulator TsaR (*Name tsaR), which produces MKLHQLRALVAIHNAGSILEASKLMHITQPALSRSIKELEREVGFTLLQRSHKGMALTEEGKRVIRHANLVVESIRRLQIEAASIQDAALGAVSIGVTSLTAMLDGVDESILAFRRKYPRVKITITDLRPSQILQRLRDGSLDFAITSQQPLSRLNLDWEALGSIKGRVICHASNAQKFSKSLRTLQYGHWISLDELSDQASQFHQLFEVNGLQVPQNTVECTSVMMALKLLKNTESLMTISELAVDQGFTFGVDCEYVAMAVQELIPDYPINLVCIDRHSLTAPAQELFHSLRGQVLRQTRPAASEVVVHA
- a CDS encoding Peroxiredoxin, with product MINTGDQLPDVTLYEYNNDEGACAIGPHAFSVHERCKQKKVVVFGLPGAFTPTCSERHVPGYVAEAQALFAAGVDEILCVSVNDAFVMNAWGNSLQVGEAVRMIGDGNGEFSDALGLIQDLSARGLGRRSLRYAMVVDNLVVKHLAVEAPRKFEVSDAASVLAALR
- the lipA_1 gene encoding Lipoyl synthase (*Name lipA_1), which produces MSTEHLQHTPPRPQPLQAGVKLRGAEKVARIPVKILPTEDVPRKPDWIRVAIPTTPEVARIKALLRKHKLHSVCEEAACPNLGECFSGGTATFMIMGDICTRRCPFCDVGHGRPKPLDVDEPKNLAIAIADLGLKYVVITSVDRDDLRDGGAGHFADCLREIRRLSPGIQLETLVPDYRGRMEVALAITGQAPPDVFNHNLETVPRLYKAARPGSDFEWSLDLLERFKQQVPGVPTKSGLMLGLGETDEEVIEVMQRMREHQVDMLTLGQYLQPSRSHLPVQRFVHPDTFAWFAEQGLAMGFRNVASGPLVRSSYHADRQVQFVEPVVTG
- the proP_5 gene encoding Proline/betaine transporter (*Name proP_5) yields the protein MTTPLPARPLMQPGAHSAAQASSSRKTLIACSLGNALEMYDFTIYSFFAVLIGKHFFPSESAMASLLMSLATFGVGFLMRPVGAMIIGRYADRRGRKAALSLTIGLMTLGTAMIAFAPTYSQIGIFATLLLVAGRLIQGMSAGGEVGTASVFLMESSAVGNRCQNVSWQAASQGYAALVGAGFGFALSQLLDPAALESWGWRIPFIFGLLIGPVGWYIRTRLPETHEAAPAHKAEQVLDAELLKRIAQGIGLMASSTIGMYLFVFYMPTYLTTALHYPAGSAMAIACISSGCMAIICPLAGKFADKYQLRKRLLGWTVAAPVVLTLPVFYLLGQVQHMGLAMMCVAVLILPTCIGAGAFFALIMEGFPKARRSFGTSVSYSLGVTIFGGFSPLVATWLIAALGTPLAPAYFLLAGGVVSLACLKYFPENKGCE
- a CDS encoding Outer membrane porin protein 32 produces the protein MNTRITSLLLMIQGACLAAQAQAEGFPTLGRIAPGFGYYGVDTGFDDKLKVYGTVDAFASYHDSQHHSGYRLAGGGAWTNKLGLYARKGLNPDTVLELDVEEGFNVNGKALEGTWDTIGSLRLATVALRSRTLGKLEFGKTYNMGTPTYADPFLATYGSPYTYLALPAAGKGAYYLDMRPKHTLAYTSPNLNGFTLGTALSFGFDDAASAGRTVRGGGTRLQYRNSKVMLLASYNLYYSDPWDDAGSSRQTANYFKSLSAFYDFGPLATSLTWQRQDVDQAGTPSTTLYTFGVMAPVGELDVLRLAVMQREVTANDKDATGVMIGYDHFINPRWAVYGRLGMIANQRASSATYAGTPVDQVGDNPSNVSLGMYYHF
- the hipO_3 gene encoding Hippurate hydrolase (*Name hipO_3) codes for the protein MIWALFTAMNHGVRQQSLDEFVMIRRQIHAAPELGGDTPDTAALVAEKLEALGYDVHRNVGGHGVVGVLKVGDSPRSIGLRADMDALPMSEKNPFAHASKIPGRMHACGHDGHTAILLAAAAQLAATRNFNGTLNVIFQPDEEGLAGAKAMIDDGLFERFPCDSVYALHNMPGMPVGTCVVQAGPTMASSERVSIRITGKGGHGAMPELSVDPVMALNSLISGIQTIKSRNLSVEDYAVISIGMIQAGTVYNIIPDEASMLLSVRTDTAETQQKINSRIDALARGHAESFGVEIEVQFTQLAPALCNSDHESALLRESLRPLFADGALLDKMPKKVMGTEDFAYMLQARPGCYFMLGNGTGEFHGCSVHNPHYDFNDALVKIGADCWVRWVRDYLR
- the glyA_4 gene encoding Serine hydroxymethyltransferase (*Name glyA_4); the encoded protein is MFHKSLTLSDFDPALSEAIRREVQRQEDHIELIASENYTSPQVMLAQGTELTNKYAEGYPGKRYYGGCEHVDVVEQLAIDRARQLFGAGYANVQPHSGSQANAAVYLALLQAGDTLLGMSLAHGGHLTHGAKVSSSGKLYNAVQYGIDANGLIDYDEVERLAVEHQPKMIVAGFSAYSKTLDFPRFRQIADKVGAYLFVDMAHVAGLVAAGLYPNPLPYADVVTTTTHKTLRGPRGGLILAKADPELEKKLNSAVFPGGQGGPLMHVIAAKAVCFKEALAPGFKDYQRQVISNAKAMAQVFMQRGFDVVSGGTDNHLFLVSLIRQGITGKDADAALGRAHITVNKNAVPNDPQSPFVTSGLRIGTPAVTTRGFKEAECRALATWICDILEHLGDADVEAHVAGQVSELCKLFPVYPA